The stretch of DNA TCACCAGAGCGGCCTCGCCCAACGCAATCGCGCGCGCGGCCTGGCCGACGGCCTCCAGCCCGGACGCGCACAGACGGTTCACGGTGACGCCCGGCACCGACAGCGGCAGGCCGGCCAGCAGCAGTGCCATGCGTGCGACGTTGCGGTTGTCTTCGCCGGACTGGTTGGCGCAGCCGAGGATGACCTCGTCGATGGCCGCCGGATCGAGCCCGGCATTGCGCTGCATCAACTGCCGGATCGGCAGGGCGGCGAGGTCGTCGGCTCGCACCATCGACAGGCCGCCGCGATAACGGCCGAACGGCGTGCGCACGCCGTCGCAGAGATAGACGGGGCGCATGCCGTGCATCAGCGGACCGCCCTCATGCAGTCACCGCCTGCAACCGGTTCGCCGGTACGCAACCCTCGATCGCCTGCGCGGTCTGCTCCAGTTGCGGCAGCACGTTCTCGAGCGCGTGGCGCGAGGCATCGGGGTGGTAGGGCATGGACACGTTGATGGCCGTGGCGATCCTGCCCTGCGCATTGCGCAGCGGCACCGCGATCGAGCACAGGCCCAGTTCCAGTTCCTGCTCGACGTAGGCGTAACCCTGCATGCGCACGTCGGAGATGATCCGGCGCAGGCGGCGCAGGTCGGTCTGCGTGTGCGGCGTCAGCCGGGTCGGCTTGCACTGCGCCAGCCAGCTATCGAGTTCGGCATCGTCCAGGCCCGACAGCAGCACGCGGCCCATCGCCGCGCAGAACGCCGGCAGGCGCGCGCCGACGCCCAGGCTCACGCTCATCACGCGCTGGCCGGGCACGCGCAGCACGTAGACGATCGATTGCCCGTCGAGCACCGCCATCGAACTGCTCTGGCGCACCTTGCGCGCCAGGTCTTCCATCAGCGGCTGGGCCAAGTCGGTGAGGTTGAGCGAGCCCAGGTAGCCGAAGCCCAGTTCGAGCACGCGCGGGCCGAGCATGAACTCGCGGCCGACGGCGCGGACGTAACCCAGGTGCTGCAGGGTCAGGACCAGGCGCCGTGCCGCGGCGCGCGACAGTCCGGTGCGCGTGGCGATGTCGGCCAGGCCCAGGCGGTTGCGGTCGCGTCCGAAGGCCGACAGTACCGACAGCCCGCGCGCCAGCGACTGCACGTAGTCGCCGCCATCCTCGAACTGGTCCGAGCCCTCTGCTTTCCTCGGCATGCCGGGTTCCTTCGCTCCATCGTCGTGACGCGTTGCGGTCATCGCGCACATCGGCGCGGACCGGATTGACGACGAGATTAGGGCTTCCGTAGAGTGGTGCGCAATACGCACATCAGTGCGCATAGCGCACAAATCTGTTGCTGGGGAGGCAGGCAGTCGATGGGGTCAGTCGATAGTGATTGCTGAGCGCGACAGTGTCCTGCACAGCTGGTCGGTGCAGGCCGACTGGGACGCACCGACCGTGGTCGGTGGTCGCGGCGCGCGCCTGCGCCTGGCCGATGGTCGCGAAATCCTCGACATGAGCAGCCTGGCCGAGTGCAGCAATCTCGGCCACCAGCATCCGCGCCTGATCGAGGCCATCCGCTCCCAGGCCGAGCGGCTGTGCTTCGTCACCAACGCCTGGGGTGCCACGCCGCGCGCCGAACTGGCACAGGCGCTGCTGGAGCGTTCCGGATTCGAGGGCGGACGGGTCTTCTTCACCCTCGGTGGCGCCGACGCCAACGAGCACGCCGTGCGGATCGCACGCCAGGCCGCGCGCAAGCCCGGTGGCGCCATCATCGCCCGCGAGCGCTCGTACCACGGTGCGACGCAGCTGGCGATGGCACTGTCCGGCGACAGCCGCGCGCATTCGCTCGGCATCGATCCGCGCGCACTGGGCGTGCACCATGTGCCGCCGCCGTACGGCTATCGCTGCCCGTTTGGTGGCCGCGACGAAGTGCAATGCGGCGACCGCGCCGCCGCGGCCGTGGCCGATCGCATCGACGACCTCGGTGTCGACAAGGTCGCCGCCGTGATCATGGAGCCAGATGCCGGCACCAACGGCATCGTCGCCCCCGACAACTACTGGCCGGCGCTGCGCAAGCACACCGCCGACCGCGGCGTCTGGCTGATCGCCGACGAGGTGATGAGCGCATTCGGTCGCTGTGGCGAATGGTTCGCCTGGCAGCGCCATGGCGAGGCCGGCCGTCCCGACCTGATGACGCTGGCCAAGGGCCTCACCGGCGCCGCGTTGCCGCTGGGCGCGGTGGTGCTCAGCGCCGAGGTTGCGGCGACGCTGGAGCACGAGATGCTGTACTCCGGCCTGACCTACTGCGGCCACCCGCTGGCCTGCGCCGCCGGCGTGGCGGCGTTGCGGGCCTATGAGGAAGAAGGCCTGATCGCGCGATCGCGCGCGCTGGGTGCGCAGTTGCTGGTGCAGTTGCAGCAGCTGCAGTCGCGCCATCGCGTCATTGGTGATGTGCGCGGCGGCCACGGTCTGTTCGCGGTGATCGAACTGGTCGCCGACCGCGATAGCCGCGCGCCGCTGGCGCCGTGGCCGCAGACACCGCCGGCGCTGAAGTCGCTGGTAGATACCGCGATGGCGCAGGGCGTCTCGTTCGCCACGCGCGGAAACCTGATCGTGCTGGCGCCGCCGCTGGTGGTCAGCGAGGCCGAACTGGCCGACGCGGTATCGCTGCTCGATCGCCTGCTGGCGCAGTTCTTCGCCAAATGATCCCGAAAACAGACACGCCTTCATCCATTCCGCGATCGTCCTGACCGCAGCGAGGCCGCCATGAGCTTCCGCCTGACCTACGCCACGATGTTCAACCCGCCCGAGGCGATGCACGAGCGCTTCGAGGCCGCGATGGCCCGGGTCAGTGCCGACCTCGGCCGGCGCCACGAACTGTTCATCAACGGCGAGGACCGGCCGGCGGCGAACCACGCGCAGCGGCGCAGCCCGATCGACAGCGCGTTGTCGCTGGGCGAGTTCGCGCTGGCCAATGCCGGCGATGTCGACAGTGCGATGCGGGCCGCGCATGCCGCGTTCCCGGCCTGGCGCGCGTTGCCGGTGGCCGAGCGCGCACGCCTGATGCGCAAGGTCGGTGACCTGATGGAGGAGCGCGTCTACGACATCGCCGCGGCGCTGACCCTCGAAGTCGGCAAGAACCGCATGGAGGCGCTGGGCGAGGCTCAGGAGACGGTCGACTTCTTCCACTACTACGCCGACGACTACGAACAGAACGCCGGCTACGACCGGCCACTGCCGAACGACCCGCTCGAGGGCACCGTCTCGCGCAACCGCAGCGTGATGCGGCCGCACGGCGTGTGGGTGGTGATCGCGCCGTTCAACTTCCCGTTCGCGCTGGCCGGCGGACCGGTCGCCGCCGCGCTGGTCACCGGCAACACGGTGGTGGTCAAGGCCGCCAGCGACACGCCCTGGTCCGGCCGCCTGCTGGCCGACTGCATCCGCGACGCCGGCTTGCCGCCGGGCGTCTTCAACTACGTGTCCGGGTCGGGCCGCGAGGTCGGCGAGGCACTGGCGCAGCATCCGCTGACCGCCGGCATCACCTTCACCGGCTCGGTCGGCGTGGGCATGCAGCTGTTGCGGCAGATGGCCGGCGGCGCCTATCCGCGGCCGTGCATCGCCGAGATGGGCGGCAAGAATCCGTGCATCGTCACCGAAAACGCCGACCTCGAGCGCGCCGCCACCGGCATCGTCCGTTCGGCCTTCGGCATGGGCGGGCAGAAGTGCTCGGCGCTGTCGCGGCTGTACGTGCACGACAGCGTTGCCGACCAGTTGATCGGACTGCTGCGCGGCAAGATCGAGGCGATCCGCATTGGCGATGCACGCAGTCGCGAGAACTGGCTTGGACCGGTCATCAACGACAGCGCCTACGGCAACTACGCCCACTACATGCAGCAGCTGCAGTCCGATGGCGCGACCGTGGTCGCCGGCGGGCGCCAGTTGCGCGATGGCGACCTGGCGCGTGGCTACTACGTCGAGCCGGTGCTGGCCGAGGCCGACCTGGCGCACCCGCTGTGGAAGCAGGAGATGTTCCTGCCGATCGTGATGCTGCACCGCTATCGCGACCGCGAACACGCGATGCGCCTGGCCAACGACACCGACATGGGCCTCACCGCCGGCTTCTATGGCGGCAGCGACGAAGTGCCGTGGTTCCAGGACCGCATCGAAGCCGGCGTGACCTACGCCAACCGTCCGCAAGGCGCGACCACCGGCGCCTGGCCGGGCTACCAGCCGTTCGGCGGATGGAAGGGCTCGGGCTCGACCGGCAAGGCGATCGCCTCGTTCTATTACCTGCAGCAGTACCTGCGCGAACAGTCGCGCACGGTCGTGGAGTAAGCGGTCGATGCGATTGATGCCGTTGCGCGAAGCACTCGCCGCCCATGTCGCCGACGGCGACTGCGTGGCACTGGAAGGTTTCACCCACCTGATTCCGTTCGCCGCCGGCCACGAGTTGATCCGCCAGGGCCGGCGCAACCTGCACCTGGTGCGGATGACGCCGGACCTGATCTACGACCAGTTGATCGGCATGGGTTGCGCGAAGCGGCTGACGTTTTCCTGGGGCGGCAATCCGGGCATCGGCTCGCTGCACCGGCTGCGTGATGCGGTCGAGCACGGCTGGCCGCGGCCGCTGGAACTCGACGAGCACAGCCACGCCGGCATGGCGGCGGCGTTCTGCGCCGGCGCGGCGCGGCTGCCGTTCGGCATGCTGCGCGGCTATCTCGACAACGACCTCGACAAGGTCAATCCGCGCATCGGCCGCATCGAGTGCCCGTTCACCGGCGAGCGCCTGGCGGCGGTGCCGGCGATCAATCCCGACGTCACCATCCTGCATGCGCAGTGCGCCGACCGCGAAGGCAACGTCGCCATCCAGGGCATCATCGGCGCGCAGCGCGAAGCAGCGCTGGCGGCCGGTGCGCTGGTGGTCACGGTCGAAGAGATCGTCGACCAGCTGGCGCCGGCCATGAACGGCATCGTCCTGCCGCACTGGACGGTGGACGCGGTGGTGCATTGCCCGGGTGGTGCCTACCCGTCCTACGCACATGGCCATTACTCGCGCGACAACAGCTTCTATCAGCGCTGGGACGCGATCTCGCGCGACCGCGACGGCTTCAACGACTGGATGCGCGCGCACGTGCTGGAAACCAACGACCACGCCGGCTTCCTCGCCAGCCTGCGGGCGGAGGCGGCATGAGCGCAGCCACCCGCGATGAATGGATGACAGTGGCGGCCGCGCGCATGCTGTGGAACCGCTGCGTCTGCTTCGTCGGCATCGGCCTGCCGAGTGCGGCCTGCAACCTGGCGCGGTTCACGCATGCACCCGACATCGTGCTGATCTACGAGTCGGGCACGATCGGCACGCGGCCGGACGTGCTGCCGCTGTCGATCGGCGACGGCGAACTG from Lysobacter arenosi encodes:
- a CDS encoding IclR family transcriptional regulator domain-containing protein translates to MPRKAEGSDQFEDGGDYVQSLARGLSVLSAFGRDRNRLGLADIATRTGLSRAAARRLVLTLQHLGYVRAVGREFMLGPRVLELGFGYLGSLNLTDLAQPLMEDLARKVRQSSSMAVLDGQSIVYVLRVPGQRVMSVSLGVGARLPAFCAAMGRVLLSGLDDAELDSWLAQCKPTRLTPHTQTDLRRLRRIISDVRMQGYAYVEQELELGLCSIAVPLRNAQGRIATAINVSMPYHPDASRHALENVLPQLEQTAQAIEGCVPANRLQAVTA
- a CDS encoding aspartate aminotransferase family protein; this encodes MIAERDSVLHSWSVQADWDAPTVVGGRGARLRLADGREILDMSSLAECSNLGHQHPRLIEAIRSQAERLCFVTNAWGATPRAELAQALLERSGFEGGRVFFTLGGADANEHAVRIARQAARKPGGAIIARERSYHGATQLAMALSGDSRAHSLGIDPRALGVHHVPPPYGYRCPFGGRDEVQCGDRAAAAVADRIDDLGVDKVAAVIMEPDAGTNGIVAPDNYWPALRKHTADRGVWLIADEVMSAFGRCGEWFAWQRHGEAGRPDLMTLAKGLTGAALPLGAVVLSAEVAATLEHEMLYSGLTYCGHPLACAAGVAALRAYEEEGLIARSRALGAQLLVQLQQLQSRHRVIGDVRGGHGLFAVIELVADRDSRAPLAPWPQTPPALKSLVDTAMAQGVSFATRGNLIVLAPPLVVSEAELADAVSLLDRLLAQFFAK
- a CDS encoding aldehyde dehydrogenase family protein, with translation MSFRLTYATMFNPPEAMHERFEAAMARVSADLGRRHELFINGEDRPAANHAQRRSPIDSALSLGEFALANAGDVDSAMRAAHAAFPAWRALPVAERARLMRKVGDLMEERVYDIAAALTLEVGKNRMEALGEAQETVDFFHYYADDYEQNAGYDRPLPNDPLEGTVSRNRSVMRPHGVWVVIAPFNFPFALAGGPVAAALVTGNTVVVKAASDTPWSGRLLADCIRDAGLPPGVFNYVSGSGREVGEALAQHPLTAGITFTGSVGVGMQLLRQMAGGAYPRPCIAEMGGKNPCIVTENADLERAATGIVRSAFGMGGQKCSALSRLYVHDSVADQLIGLLRGKIEAIRIGDARSRENWLGPVINDSAYGNYAHYMQQLQSDGATVVAGGRQLRDGDLARGYYVEPVLAEADLAHPLWKQEMFLPIVMLHRYRDREHAMRLANDTDMGLTAGFYGGSDEVPWFQDRIEAGVTYANRPQGATTGAWPGYQPFGGWKGSGSTGKAIASFYYLQQYLREQSRTVVE
- a CDS encoding CoA transferase subunit A, which translates into the protein MRLMPLREALAAHVADGDCVALEGFTHLIPFAAGHELIRQGRRNLHLVRMTPDLIYDQLIGMGCAKRLTFSWGGNPGIGSLHRLRDAVEHGWPRPLELDEHSHAGMAAAFCAGAARLPFGMLRGYLDNDLDKVNPRIGRIECPFTGERLAAVPAINPDVTILHAQCADREGNVAIQGIIGAQREAALAAGALVVTVEEIVDQLAPAMNGIVLPHWTVDAVVHCPGGAYPSYAHGHYSRDNSFYQRWDAISRDRDGFNDWMRAHVLETNDHAGFLASLRAEAA